One genomic window of Methanospirillum lacunae includes the following:
- a CDS encoding tyrosine--tRNA ligase, translating to MDPYSLAVRNTVEVVTEEELRGLLAKSGRKVYAGYEPSGEIHLGHLVTINKLIDLRDAGFEVIVLLADLHAFLNRKGTMEEVARLAAYNKKCFEGLGLTNITYVLGSDIQLSREYQLLVHELAQQITLNRATRSMDEVGRQMDNPTVSQMVYPIMQMADIAILGVDAAVGGIDQRKIHMLAREFLPGKGYPSPVCLHVPILNGLDGKKMSSSQGNYISVADSEDAIRKKMKKAFCPPEIEENPVLQVLKHHIFPRTGSLTIQRPEKFGGDRMLTSYEETEQAYAAGEIHPADLKNATTESLIQILAPVRKYLEG from the coding sequence ATGGATCCCTACTCTCTCGCGGTGCGAAACACGGTCGAGGTCGTCACGGAGGAAGAACTACGTGGACTGCTTGCAAAGTCAGGCAGGAAGGTCTATGCCGGTTACGAACCGAGCGGTGAGATCCACCTCGGCCATCTCGTTACAATCAACAAATTGATTGATTTAAGGGATGCCGGCTTTGAGGTGATCGTCCTTCTCGCAGATCTGCATGCATTCCTGAACCGCAAGGGCACCATGGAAGAGGTTGCCAGACTCGCAGCGTATAATAAAAAATGTTTTGAAGGGCTCGGACTCACAAATATCACCTATGTACTTGGATCAGATATCCAGCTGAGTCGTGAATACCAGCTCCTTGTCCATGAACTTGCCCAGCAGATTACCCTGAACCGGGCAACCAGAAGTATGGACGAGGTCGGCAGACAGATGGACAACCCAACTGTCTCACAGATGGTATACCCGATCATGCAGATGGCAGACATTGCCATCCTTGGGGTTGACGCAGCAGTAGGAGGGATCGACCAGCGGAAGATCCACATGCTCGCACGTGAGTTTCTTCCAGGCAAAGGCTATCCGTCACCAGTCTGTCTCCATGTCCCTATCCTGAACGGGCTTGACGGAAAGAAAATGTCTTCTTCGCAAGGGAATTACATCTCTGTCGCAGATAGTGAAGATGCAATCAGAAAAAAGATGAAGAAGGCATTCTGCCCACCCGAGATCGAGGAGAACCCGGTTCTGCAGGTGCTAAAACATCATATCTTCCCAAGAACCGGATCTCTCACCATTCAGCGACCAGAAAAGTTCGGAGGAGACCGGATGTTAACCTCATACGAAGAGACAGAGCAGGCATACGCAGCTGGTGAGATTCATCCGGCAGATCTCAAGAATGCAACAACCGAATCACTCATACAGATTCTGGCACCTGTGCGAAAATATCTGGAAGGGTAA
- a CDS encoding serine protein kinase RIO, whose product MRIKDLDQLKVREDVFDEITLLALYKMVNKGWISAIGGSISTGKEANVFLADRKEEQVAIKIYMTRTANFQKMQNYIAGDRRFINIGKTRRDIVFAWTRKEFSNLKRALEAGLAVPKPLVFDRNILVMEFLGEDEIPYPQLRVAKIPDPAVVYASLMESLRILWQTAKLVHGDLSEYNILYGGGKAWLIDMGQAVTPDHPHSIIFLRRDLEQLNRFFSPLCETMVLIEAMRQVTGIPHLPENAGTELSEA is encoded by the coding sequence ATGAGAATCAAAGATCTCGATCAACTCAAGGTGCGGGAAGATGTATTTGACGAGATCACCCTCCTAGCCCTGTACAAGATGGTGAACAAAGGCTGGATATCCGCCATAGGTGGCTCTATTTCAACAGGAAAAGAGGCTAACGTCTTTCTTGCGGACAGAAAAGAGGAACAGGTTGCCATCAAGATCTACATGACCAGGACAGCCAACTTCCAGAAGATGCAAAACTACATCGCTGGAGACCGCCGGTTTATTAATATCGGTAAAACCCGGCGGGACATCGTTTTTGCCTGGACAAGAAAGGAGTTCTCAAACCTGAAGCGGGCTCTTGAAGCCGGGCTAGCGGTTCCAAAACCACTTGTCTTTGACAGGAACATCCTGGTTATGGAATTTCTTGGTGAGGATGAAATTCCATATCCCCAGCTCAGAGTTGCAAAAATTCCAGACCCGGCGGTGGTGTATGCAAGTTTGATGGAGTCCCTTCGAATTCTCTGGCAGACAGCAAAACTGGTACATGGGGATCTCTCTGAGTACAATATTCTCTATGGTGGAGGGAAAGCGTGGCTGATAGATATGGGGCAGGCGGTCACACCTGATCACCCTCATTCAATCATCTTTCTCAGGAGGGATCTGGAGCAACTCAACCGGTTCTTCTCTCCCCTCTGTGAAACGATGGTACTTATTGAGGCGATGCGGCAGGTCACCGGTATACCACACTTGCCTGAAAATGCAGGAACTGAACTGAGCGAGGCGTAA
- a CDS encoding KH domain-containing protein: MQQETRITKERIGVLIGKKGITKREIEEKTKTVILVDSEEGLVSIEGEEADGFLRAVEVVKAIARGFSPERAFRLFEDEDLYLELMELSDIADTPAKLERIRGRIIGRDGKSRSQIEDLTNTEISVYGKTVAIIGMIERVKVAREAIEMLINGVSHESVYAFLDRKKRELKQDMLNYYY, translated from the coding sequence ATGCAGCAGGAGACACGAATTACCAAGGAACGGATAGGTGTCCTCATCGGAAAGAAGGGGATAACCAAGCGGGAGATCGAGGAAAAGACCAAGACCGTCATTCTTGTAGACAGCGAGGAAGGCCTGGTCTCAATCGAGGGAGAAGAGGCTGACGGATTTCTCAGGGCTGTTGAGGTTGTGAAAGCTATTGCTAGAGGTTTCTCACCTGAACGTGCTTTCAGACTCTTTGAGGATGAGGATCTGTATCTTGAGCTGATGGAACTCTCGGACATAGCCGATACCCCGGCAAAACTTGAAAGAATTAGGGGAAGGATCATCGGAAGGGATGGTAAATCAAGATCACAGATAGAGGACCTGACCAATACTGAGATCTCGGTGTACGGGAAGACTGTCGCTATTATCGGAATGATTGAACGGGTTAAGGTTGCACGTGAAGCGATTGAGATGCTCATCAACGGTGTCTCACATGAAAGCGTGTATGCATTCCTTGATCGGAAAAAGCGTGAACTCAAGCAGGATATGCTGAATTATTATTACTGA
- a CDS encoding ATP-dependent DNA helicase: MEITALPLPNTLIESCLSKGIRELYPPQAACVDAGLLEGKNLLISIPTASGKTLLAEMAMASQIARGGKCLYIVPLRALASEKFEEFKAHGSKVGVATGDFDRTDNQLGSNDIIVATSEKVDSLLRNRTRWLSEVTLMVLDEVHLIGSEHRGATLEMVITKMRYANPQMQIIGLSATIGNPKALASWLEATLISSTWRPVDLRQGVYFDGTITFGGKTEPRSVRAVTKHDDLNLCLDTIEEGGQCLVFVSSRRNAEAFAKRAASAIKAGTPDSKELAIRIRQLRDADQPNLLAECVERGAAFHHAGLKREERLIIEEGFRKGYLEIISATPTLAAGLNLPARRVIIRDYMRFTSGMGMVPIPVMEYHQMAGRAGRPHLDPYGEAVLIAKDRQTVEKLIEFFIDAGAEEIDSQCADENALCAHILSLIATGFARDTAALTDFMERTFYAFQHPHSRSMGRIVGESTRFLVSAAMITDEEGQLSATKLGHLVSVLYLDPHSARNILDVLQKSDQVTDIGILHLICTSPDMPRLYLKSADTASLKSFLYKNGDDLMVPLPYDSEEEEIWLAALKTALVLTDWAEEVSEDKMEERYSIGAGDIYNVVDSAKWLLYAADRLVGMEIPAFKKEISQIGIRVQYGVKEELLPLVQLRNIGRVRARRLYNAGYTNRDRLREAGLPVLTRILGQHLARQILTAVGAKVPDLQISGKKEPSLYRTGSGEVEDLTDIPKIGPKLVVKLRENGINSVSDILKTDYESLAGIIGSKRAETVLQYLSNQHQIILGEDTSDDTVKMEKEKEQFGVKRAGQQSFSDFL, translated from the coding sequence ATGGAGATCACAGCCCTCCCCCTTCCAAACACCCTTATTGAGAGTTGTTTAAGTAAGGGGATCAGGGAGCTCTATCCTCCACAGGCAGCCTGTGTTGATGCCGGATTATTAGAGGGGAAAAACCTCCTGATCTCTATACCAACTGCCAGCGGAAAGACTCTGCTTGCTGAGATGGCAATGGCATCTCAGATTGCCAGGGGCGGAAAGTGTCTATATATTGTGCCACTCCGGGCACTTGCCTCAGAAAAGTTCGAAGAGTTTAAAGCTCATGGATCAAAGGTAGGGGTTGCTACCGGGGACTTTGACAGGACAGATAACCAGCTCGGCTCCAACGATATCATCGTGGCAACGAGTGAGAAGGTGGACTCACTCCTGCGTAACCGAACCAGGTGGCTCAGTGAAGTTACACTCATGGTCCTTGACGAAGTTCACCTGATAGGCTCTGAGCACCGGGGAGCGACCCTCGAGATGGTGATCACCAAGATGCGGTACGCAAATCCGCAGATGCAGATCATCGGTCTCTCTGCAACAATTGGAAACCCGAAAGCGCTGGCATCCTGGCTTGAGGCAACCCTGATATCAAGTACCTGGAGACCGGTTGATCTCAGACAGGGGGTGTACTTTGATGGAACAATCACGTTTGGTGGTAAAACAGAGCCGCGTTCAGTAAGGGCTGTTACTAAACATGATGATCTGAATCTCTGCCTTGATACTATCGAAGAGGGGGGTCAGTGCCTGGTCTTTGTGTCTTCACGAAGAAATGCTGAAGCCTTTGCCAAACGGGCAGCTTCTGCGATAAAAGCAGGAACTCCAGATTCAAAGGAACTTGCCATCCGTATAAGGCAGCTGCGGGATGCTGATCAGCCCAATCTTCTGGCAGAGTGTGTAGAGCGAGGGGCTGCATTTCACCATGCCGGGCTCAAACGGGAAGAGAGGCTCATTATCGAGGAGGGATTCAGGAAAGGATATCTGGAGATCATATCAGCAACACCAACCCTTGCTGCCGGACTTAATCTGCCTGCCCGCAGGGTGATCATCAGGGATTACATGCGGTTCACCTCAGGAATGGGCATGGTACCAATCCCTGTGATGGAGTACCACCAGATGGCAGGACGAGCCGGACGGCCACACCTTGATCCATATGGGGAAGCCGTTCTGATCGCAAAGGATCGGCAAACGGTGGAGAAACTTATCGAGTTTTTTATCGATGCCGGAGCTGAGGAGATCGATTCCCAGTGTGCTGACGAAAATGCACTCTGTGCACACATACTCTCCCTGATCGCAACCGGATTTGCAAGGGATACTGCAGCACTTACCGATTTCATGGAGCGGACCTTCTATGCCTTTCAGCACCCTCATTCACGATCCATGGGAAGGATTGTTGGAGAGTCAACACGATTCCTGGTCTCTGCAGCGATGATAACAGATGAGGAGGGCCAGCTCTCTGCAACGAAACTTGGTCACCTTGTATCAGTACTGTACCTCGATCCTCACAGCGCCAGAAATATTCTTGATGTCCTGCAAAAATCTGACCAGGTTACAGATATTGGAATTCTCCACCTGATCTGCACAAGTCCCGATATGCCCCGGTTGTATCTGAAATCAGCAGATACTGCCTCACTCAAGTCATTTCTCTATAAAAACGGTGATGACCTCATGGTCCCACTCCCATATGATTCAGAGGAGGAAGAAATCTGGCTTGCTGCCCTGAAGACAGCGCTAGTACTGACAGACTGGGCAGAGGAAGTTTCAGAAGATAAGATGGAGGAACGGTACAGTATCGGTGCCGGTGATATCTACAACGTGGTTGATTCAGCGAAGTGGCTACTCTATGCAGCAGACAGGCTGGTAGGGATGGAAATTCCTGCTTTCAAAAAAGAGATCAGCCAGATAGGTATAAGAGTACAGTATGGAGTGAAAGAAGAATTGCTCCCTCTGGTACAGCTGCGCAATATCGGAAGGGTGAGAGCCCGCAGACTCTATAATGCCGGGTACACGAACAGGGACAGACTCAGGGAGGCAGGGCTTCCGGTACTAACCCGGATACTTGGTCAGCATCTGGCAAGACAGATTCTCACAGCTGTAGGCGCTAAGGTACCTGATTTACAAATAAGTGGGAAAAAAGAACCCTCTTTATACAGAACTGGGAGTGGTGAAGTTGAGGATTTGACTGACATCCCAAAAATAGGACCCAAACTTGTAGTAAAACTGAGAGAAAATGGGATAAACTCAGTATCTGATATCCTGAAAACAGATTATGAGTCACTTGCTGGAATCATCGGCTCAAAGCGGGCAGAGACAGTACTTCAGTATCTGTCAAATCAACATCAGATCATTTTAGGAGAAGATACTTCAGACGATACCGTAAAAATGGAAAAAGAAAAAGAACAGTTCGGAGTAAAAAGGGCAGGACAGCAGTCATTTAGTGACTTTTTATGA
- the cgi121 gene encoding KEOPS complex subunit Cgi121, which yields MKNDAIQSEVHQVRFHVTENKDFLQKLRALGKKSKCSLICVDRNSVAGRRHVEAALHFAFRSFKSDSPISRSLEVESLLYAAGTRQTGLIGPFGVKPGENECYLCLIPPSDEAEKELHEFMDFVDHENWEEISSEKLQCLQKLFGISENELQITGIERITDLVLERVALLNINR from the coding sequence ATGAAAAATGATGCTATTCAATCTGAAGTTCACCAGGTACGGTTTCACGTAACAGAGAATAAGGATTTTTTACAGAAACTCCGTGCTCTGGGTAAAAAATCAAAATGCTCCTTAATCTGCGTAGATCGTAATTCTGTTGCAGGGAGGCGGCATGTTGAGGCGGCATTACATTTTGCTTTCCGGTCATTCAAATCAGATTCACCAATATCCCGGAGTCTTGAGGTTGAATCCCTTCTCTATGCAGCCGGGACAAGGCAGACAGGATTAATAGGACCATTCGGAGTAAAACCTGGTGAAAACGAATGCTACCTGTGTTTAATTCCTCCCTCTGATGAAGCTGAAAAAGAACTTCATGAATTCATGGATTTTGTAGATCATGAAAACTGGGAGGAAATTTCGAGTGAAAAATTACAATGCTTACAGAAGTTATTTGGAATTAGCGAGAATGAACTCCAAATAACAGGGATTGAAAGAATTACTGATCTTGTTCTGGAACGAGTAGCCCTTCTCAATATAAACCGTTGA
- a CDS encoding MogA/MoaB family molybdenum cofactor biosynthesis protein, which produces MDPSHIQEITVHVGILVISTSRTEKEDKSGLAIKQLLNEANIQILYTSVIPDKIQAIRSGVIKALEICNCVILTGGTGITRDDCTIEAVEPLLEKHLDGFGELFRTKSFQEVGTRMVLSRAIAGTIGTNLIFCIPGSPNAATLATKEIIIPEIKHLLTHANK; this is translated from the coding sequence ATGGATCCTTCACATATTCAGGAAATCACTGTTCATGTTGGAATACTTGTTATTTCAACTTCAAGAACAGAAAAAGAAGATAAAAGTGGATTAGCAATAAAACAACTTCTTAATGAGGCTAATATTCAAATTTTATACACTTCAGTAATACCTGACAAAATTCAGGCTATTAGATCAGGAGTAATAAAAGCTCTTGAAATATGTAATTGTGTAATCCTCACAGGAGGAACAGGAATAACAAGAGATGATTGTACGATTGAAGCAGTTGAACCACTTTTAGAGAAGCACTTGGATGGATTTGGGGAATTATTCAGAACAAAAAGTTTTCAAGAAGTTGGAACCCGAATGGTTCTTTCTCGGGCAATTGCGGGAACTATTGGTACAAACCTAATATTTTGTATTCCAGGATCACCGAATGCAGCCACCCTTGCAACAAAGGAGATTATTATTCCTGAAATTAAACATCTGTTGACACATGCTAACAAATAA
- a CDS encoding ORC1-type DNA replication protein, whose product MTEETSGSSGLFDKYLAENRIFKDREVLRHSYRPHILPHRKPQIDQIASILAPSLQMETPSNILIYGKTGTGKTASVRYVGTELEQVSARRGTICRVVHLNCEVIDTQYRVLAQIAKLILGEDDFPSDRLRTHIPMTGWPTDQVYAELKNQLETVAGVFIIILDEIDKLVKKSGDDTLYNLTRINTDLARSKVSIIGISNDLGFKTFLDPRVLSSLSEEELVFPPYNATQLCDILQQRAAIGFIENALDEEVIPLCSALAAQEHGDARRALDLLRISGELADREGAHTVHVEHVKKAQAKIETDSMVECIRTLPTQSKVVLYCMLLLHRAGQKIFISGEITRIYREITPLLDIDVLTIRRISDLISELNMLGVISTRLVNRGRHGRTKEMWFDTNTDKIWEVIMEEQDDRLAQIDAELLVTMLR is encoded by the coding sequence ATGACGGAAGAAACATCCGGTTCATCCGGGCTTTTTGATAAATACCTGGCTGAAAACCGCATTTTTAAGGATCGGGAAGTTCTCCGGCATTCATACCGACCCCACATTCTTCCTCATCGTAAACCGCAGATTGATCAGATTGCATCTATACTAGCTCCATCTCTTCAGATGGAAACTCCCTCAAACATTCTGATCTATGGTAAAACTGGGACCGGAAAAACAGCTTCCGTTCGTTATGTAGGGACTGAACTTGAGCAGGTTAGTGCCAGAAGAGGAACCATCTGCCGTGTTGTTCATCTCAACTGTGAGGTTATTGATACTCAGTATCGTGTCCTTGCCCAGATAGCTAAACTCATTCTAGGTGAGGATGATTTCCCAAGTGATCGGCTCAGGACCCATATTCCAATGACCGGGTGGCCAACTGACCAGGTTTATGCTGAATTAAAAAATCAACTTGAAACTGTTGCAGGCGTTTTTATCATTATTCTTGATGAGATAGACAAGCTCGTTAAGAAAAGTGGTGATGACACTCTTTATAATCTAACCAGGATTAACACAGACCTTGCGAGATCCAAAGTATCCATTATTGGTATTTCAAATGATCTTGGATTTAAGACATTTCTTGATCCCAGAGTTCTCTCCTCTTTATCAGAAGAGGAACTAGTTTTCCCACCGTATAATGCAACCCAACTCTGTGATATTCTTCAACAACGTGCTGCCATTGGATTCATTGAAAATGCTCTCGATGAAGAAGTTATTCCACTCTGCTCAGCCCTTGCTGCCCAGGAACACGGTGATGCCCGTCGTGCTCTTGACCTTCTGAGAATATCAGGAGAACTCGCTGATCGGGAAGGTGCACATACAGTTCACGTTGAACACGTGAAAAAAGCTCAGGCAAAGATAGAGACAGATAGTATGGTTGAATGTATCAGAACCTTGCCTACCCAGAGCAAAGTGGTCCTGTACTGCATGCTTCTGCTCCATCGCGCCGGACAAAAAATATTCATATCTGGTGAAATTACCAGGATTTACCGGGAAATTACGCCCTTACTAGATATTGATGTCCTGACTATCCGCAGGATATCAGACCTTATATCAGAACTCAATATGCTTGGAGTCATCAGTACCAGGTTGGTAAACCGGGGAAGGCATGGAAGAACCAAAGAGATGTGGTTCGATACCAACACAGACAAGATCTGGGAGGTTATCATGGAAGAGCAGGACGATCGTCTTGCACAGATTGATGCAGAACTTCTTGTAACCATGCTACGGTGA
- a CDS encoding Lrp/AsnC family transcriptional regulator, with product MDDKDRTLLSLLEEDCTTPVHDLAVMLECSDDEILSRKKVLEEAGIIRRYSAVINWEAVEEGLVFAIIELKVAPERERGYDQIAERIARFSNVRNLRLRTGSHDLELLVAGKTMQEIARFVSEQIAPMDRIRETATHLIMKTYKENGVLYMEREEGKRLPFSF from the coding sequence ATGGACGATAAAGACAGGACACTCCTCTCCCTTTTAGAAGAGGACTGTACAACCCCGGTGCATGACCTTGCGGTCATGCTTGAATGCAGCGATGATGAGATCCTTTCACGCAAAAAAGTGCTTGAAGAAGCAGGTATCATACGAAGATACTCAGCAGTCATCAACTGGGAAGCAGTTGAAGAGGGCCTGGTATTTGCAATCATTGAACTGAAGGTTGCCCCTGAACGTGAACGCGGGTACGATCAGATAGCAGAGCGGATAGCCAGGTTTTCAAACGTCAGAAACCTCCGGCTAAGGACAGGCTCTCACGATCTCGAACTCTTGGTGGCTGGAAAAACCATGCAGGAGATTGCCCGCTTTGTATCAGAACAGATTGCACCCATGGACCGGATCAGGGAAACAGCAACCCACCTTATCATGAAGACCTATAAAGAGAATGGTGTTCTGTACATGGAGCGGGAAGAGGGTAAACGACTTCCCTTTTCGTTTTAG
- a CDS encoding aminotransferase class I/II-fold pyridoxal phosphate-dependent enzyme, with product MRDFVSERARAIPPSGIRRFFDLAGKMEDVISLGVGEPDYTTPWHICEAAITSIEQGHTSYTSNTGLETLRRDLSSFLNNRYQISYDPLSEMIVTTGVSEALDIAIRAVIDPGDEALVVDPIYVSYGPCVTLAGGKPVLMPCLEKDHFRLTPDLLMEHITPKSKVLILNFPNNPSGAVMRKEDIKGIADVAIDHDLLILSDEVYAELTYEGKHCAVASVDGLWERTVTLSGFSKAFAMTGWRLGYFCAPKEITAAALKIHQYIMLSAPTMAQYGAIEALRHGQDPMEQMVREYHMRRNLFVDGLNRIGLPCHLPEGAFYAFPSVKQTGLSDQEFAERLITEAGVAVVPGSVFGTAGEGHVRCAYAVSRNDLSEAIARMGEFIQNL from the coding sequence ATGAGGGATTTTGTTTCAGAGAGGGCCAGGGCTATCCCACCGTCAGGTATCAGGCGTTTTTTCGATCTCGCTGGTAAGATGGAGGATGTAATCTCCCTTGGTGTTGGCGAACCAGATTATACCACTCCATGGCATATCTGCGAAGCAGCGATAACCTCGATAGAGCAGGGTCACACCTCGTATACCTCGAACACCGGTCTTGAGACACTTCGAAGAGATCTATCCTCTTTTCTGAACAACAGATACCAGATCTCGTATGATCCACTCTCCGAGATGATCGTCACCACGGGAGTATCGGAAGCACTTGATATTGCAATCAGAGCAGTAATCGATCCTGGTGACGAGGCGCTTGTGGTTGATCCGATCTATGTCTCATATGGCCCGTGCGTCACCCTCGCAGGTGGTAAACCTGTTCTCATGCCATGTCTTGAAAAGGATCACTTCAGATTGACTCCTGATCTGCTCATGGAGCATATCACACCCAAATCGAAGGTGCTCATCCTGAATTTCCCAAATAATCCGTCCGGTGCGGTGATGAGGAAAGAGGATATCAAAGGCATCGCCGATGTTGCAATTGATCATGACCTCCTCATTCTCTCAGACGAGGTATATGCAGAGCTTACCTATGAGGGGAAGCATTGTGCTGTGGCATCTGTAGATGGACTCTGGGAACGGACTGTCACTCTGTCAGGTTTTTCAAAGGCGTTTGCGATGACCGGATGGAGACTTGGTTATTTCTGTGCGCCTAAGGAGATAACTGCGGCAGCTTTGAAGATTCACCAGTATATCATGTTGTCAGCCCCAACCATGGCTCAGTACGGGGCAATCGAAGCTCTGCGCCACGGGCAGGATCCTATGGAACAGATGGTCAGAGAGTACCATATGCGTCGTAATCTCTTCGTTGATGGGCTTAACAGGATAGGTCTTCCCTGCCACCTTCCTGAAGGGGCATTCTATGCCTTCCCATCAGTGAAACAAACAGGCCTCTCAGATCAGGAATTCGCAGAACGTCTGATTACTGAGGCCGGTGTGGCAGTAGTACCTGGCAGTGTCTTTGGAACTGCCGGTGAAGGACATGTGAGGTGTGCCTACGCAGTCTCACGCAATGATCTCTCTGAAGCAATCGCCCGGATGGGTGAATTCATCCAGAATCTTTGA
- a CDS encoding adenylosuccinate synthetase: MSCTIIVGGNFGDEGKGKIVSHVAHKDKPTIISRGGVGPNAGHTVMVGEKKFGVRMCPSGFVFPDARLMIGTGVLVDPRVFAQEVEVLGVKDRIFVDERCAIIDLNHIEEDKSNTHLAKKVGSTGTGCGPANRDRAMRVAKLARDLPEMKPYLIDVPTEINTALDAGENVVLEGTQGFGISLYYGSYPYVTSKDTSASQMAADNGVGPTRIDDVIVVFKAFPTRVGEGPFSTEMSSNKAHDLGIQEFGTVTGRERRIGDWDSKMARYASMINGCTQVAITGVDHIDSSCFGATDYSQLSKPVKEFLKQVEEDTRSPVTLISTGPEMSQIIDLRDELV; the protein is encoded by the coding sequence ATGAGTTGTACCATCATCGTGGGCGGCAACTTTGGTGACGAAGGAAAGGGGAAGATCGTCTCCCACGTCGCTCACAAAGATAAACCTACTATTATTTCTCGTGGAGGTGTCGGGCCAAATGCCGGACATACCGTGATGGTAGGTGAAAAGAAGTTTGGCGTGAGGATGTGCCCGTCAGGATTTGTCTTCCCTGACGCCAGGCTTATGATTGGAACCGGTGTCCTCGTGGATCCCAGGGTTTTTGCCCAGGAGGTAGAGGTCCTTGGTGTTAAAGACAGGATCTTCGTTGATGAGCGGTGTGCCATCATTGATCTCAACCATATCGAGGAAGATAAAAGTAATACCCATCTCGCCAAAAAAGTCGGGTCAACAGGTACCGGCTGCGGTCCTGCAAACAGAGACCGGGCTATGCGGGTGGCAAAACTTGCACGTGATCTTCCTGAGATGAAACCCTACCTGATTGATGTTCCAACAGAGATCAATACCGCCCTTGATGCAGGGGAAAACGTAGTGTTAGAGGGAACTCAGGGTTTTGGAATCTCGCTCTATTACGGATCATACCCATATGTTACTTCCAAGGATACCTCAGCATCCCAGATGGCTGCCGACAATGGGGTAGGTCCAACCAGGATCGATGATGTTATCGTTGTCTTCAAGGCTTTTCCGACCCGGGTAGGAGAAGGCCCCTTCAGCACCGAGATGTCAAGCAACAAAGCCCATGATCTTGGTATCCAGGAATTTGGAACCGTTACCGGACGTGAACGAAGGATTGGGGACTGGGATAGCAAAATGGCACGATATGCATCTATGATCAACGGCTGCACACAGGTTGCAATCACAGGTGTTGACCACATCGACAGCTCATGCTTTGGTGCCACAGATTACTCCCAGCTCTCAAAACCGGTTAAGGAATTTTTGAAACAGGTCGAAGAAGACACCCGTTCTCCGGTGACATTGATATCAACCGGCCCGGAGATGAGCCAGATTATCGATCTCAGGGATGAACTTGTATGA
- a CDS encoding methytransferase partner Trm112, whose translation MKRELYDILCCPVCKGDLELVVKEENDVEILTGSLICHACSVTYPIEEGIPNLLPQNI comes from the coding sequence ATGAAGCGTGAACTCTATGATATCCTCTGCTGTCCGGTCTGCAAAGGAGATCTTGAACTGGTCGTAAAAGAAGAGAACGATGTTGAGATCCTTACTGGTTCTCTCATCTGCCACGCATGTTCGGTAACATACCCAATAGAGGAGGGAATCCCCAACCTCCTCCCCCAGAATATCTGA